In one Arachis duranensis cultivar V14167 chromosome 9, aradu.V14167.gnm2.J7QH, whole genome shotgun sequence genomic region, the following are encoded:
- the LOC107465930 gene encoding uncharacterized protein LOC107465930, which translates to MGCNFCRNFEHHNILGLFIIVVLVAAMVECSSLNYTKYNKQVSSLRFNRIIKHLDKINKRPVLTIESPDGDIIDCVQKRKQLAFDHPLLKNHKIQKAPKEMPRGITNNVKKDNNNNNEDEDGSSHEMVGEGERGALKRQEWQMWHLNGTVCPKGTVPIRRSRVDDVFRAKSLYHYGKKQPRTPFSRRIHSDAPDVISGNGHEVRRNTASIFQAMNEFSLSQIWILSGSFDGPDLNSIEAGWQVSPELYGDNRPRLFTYWTSDSYQQTGCYNLLCSGFIQTNSKIAIGAAISPVSSFAGSQYDITILIWKDPKAGNWWMSFGDNTLVGYWPAELFTHLADHATMVEWGGEVVNMRTNGQHTETQMGSGHFARESFGKSSYFRNLQIVDTDNSLMNVQGISTLAENTNCYDIKSSYSNEWGTYFYYGGPGNNPQCP; encoded by the exons ATGGGCTGTAATTTTTGTAGGAACTTTGAACATCATAATATTCTGGGTTTGTTCATCATCGTTGTATTAGTGGCTGCTATGGTTGAATGCAGTTCCTTAAACTACACAAAGTACAATAAGCAAGTAAGTAGCTTGAGATTCAATAGGATTATTAAACACTTGGACAAGATTAACAAGCGCCCTGTTCTCACCATAGAG AGTCCAGATGGTGATATCATAGATTGTgttcaaaaaagaaaacaactaGCTTTCGACCACCCGCTCTTAAAGAATCACAAGATCCAG AAAGCGCcaaaagagatgccaagagggATTACTAATAATGTGAAgaaggataataataataataatgaggaTGAGGATGGCAGTAGCCATGAAATGGTAGGTGAAGGAGAAAGAGGAGCACTAAAAAGGCAAGAATGGCAAATGTGGCACCTAAATGGGACGGTATGCCCAAAGGGAACTGTTCCTATAAGACGAAGCAGAGTGGATGATGTGTTCAGAGCTAAGTCTTTGTATCACTATGGTAAGAAACAGCCACGAACTCCATTCTCCCGCCGCATCCACAGTGACGCCCCCGATGTAATTAGCGGTAACGGCCATGAGGTGCGTCGTAACACTGCTTCGATattt CAAGCAATGAACGAATTCAGTCTTTCTCAAATTTGGATTTTATCAGGATCTTTCGACGGCCCTGATCTAAATAGCATCGAAGCTGGATGGCAG GTCAGTCCAGAGCTCTATGGTGACAACAGACCCAGATTATTTACTTATTGGACG AGTGATTCGTATCAACAAACCGGATGCTACAACCTTCTTTGTTCGGGTTTTATCCAAACAAATAGTAAGATTGCCATTGGAGCAGCCATCTCTCCTGTCTCTTCTTTTGCTGGCAGCCAATATGACATTACCATCCTCATCTGGAAG GATCCAAAAGCTGGGAATTGGTGGATGAGCTTTGGTGACAACACACTGGTTGGGTACTGGCCGGCCGAGCTATTCACGCACTTGGCTGATCACGCCACTATGGTGGAGTGGGGCGGCGAGGTGGTGAACATGCGAACCAATGGCCAGCACACCGAAACCCAGATGGGCTCCGGCCACTTCGCCAGGGAGAGCTTCGGAAAATCAAGCTACTTTCGGAACCTTCAGATTGTGGACACTGATAACAGCCTAATGAATGTGCAGGGCATCTCAACTTTGGCTGAAAACACCAATTGTTATGATATTAAGAGCTCTTATAGCAATGAATGGGGCACATACTTCTACTATGGTGGGCCTGGGAACAATCCTCAATGCCCATGA